CCGACAAGCGTAATTCAGAAAGATTCCTCAGATGGGAAATGGATTCTGGGATTGTGGTAAGTTGATTGCCGGATAAATTTAATTTGACTAAATTGGGCAAACGAGTAATGGATTCTGGGAATTCTGTCAGCTGGTTGCCAGATAAGTCTAAGTGAGATAAGTTGGAAAGATGGTTGATGGATGCTGGAACTTCTGCAATTTGGTTACTGGATAGGTTTAACCAATAGAGATTGGATAGCCGAGAAATGGATTCTGGAATTTTGGTTATATGGTTGTTCCATAAATTTAAGGTTTCCAGCCATGTGAGTTGACATACTTCTGGTGGAATTTCAGTTAAATCTTTGCTGGTTAAGTCTAATTTGTTGAGTCTATATTTTTTTGCTTCCTGAATTTTTTGTAGCACTCGCTCGTCAGTCATAGAGACAATCCCGTTTGCTGTTTATTGCTTTTGAGAAGGTACGCATCCCAGTTTCAGCGATGCGAAACCAAAAAGGTACGAAGGTGGCAGTTCCCTACCAACTTACAATCCCAATGAAAATAGTGTTTATTGTAGCAAATTGTCGTGCTACGAACAATAGATCGCCCCAAATTGTACTGTACTCAAGTTGGCGAAAAAGCGATCGCGGCACGGATGGGCAACTCTTCCAGCAAACCATCGGAGATGCAAAGACATTTTGATAGAAGCGATCGCTTTGACGAGAAACAAGTTTATTTTTTGAAGGCAGTTCATTCCACCGATAGTACTTGGTAGTTGTAACACCGGCTTCTTTAAAGATTTGCCAACCTACCTGAAGCTTTGGTCTATTGCTGTCCACATTGGTTGTGAATTGTTGGCAATCAACGAAAGACGGCGTTCGTGGCTGTTGGATAAAGTTAAAATTTATTAAGCTTCCTTTCACACCACCCTACCTATCCAGGTTAACATAGGCACCAGAAATGCTACAGTATCATACCACAACATAGGGGACAAAAATGCCGCGCCTATTCACAAACCGCCCCCGCCAACACGATCTTGCCGTCAAAGTTGCCAAACAAACTATAGATGGCAATCATTTTAACTGGGAATTAAGCAATGCAATTCTTTACATTGTGGGAGGAACGAGCTTCGTTGTAGGGAGTGTATTTTTCTTACCCAAACACGAATCTCTTTCCGATCTTGGTGCCTGGATCTTTTTTGGTGGATCGCTTGTTTACTTAATTGTGACCGGTCACGATCTGCTGGAATCCTTATCTCAGTTAAATGACTGCGAGCAAGTAACATTTTGGAATTGGCTAGAATTTTTCATTGCTACGATTTACGTGAGTGGAACTCTTTTATTTACAGTTGGTAGCCTTTTATTTTTATCACAAGTTAATGAAATTGTTGTAGGTGGATGGTGTTTTACGATTGGTAGTTTCCTGTTTTTGATGGGGGCTTGTATGAATGTCATACAAATTGTTCAGGAGCCTTCATTTTTGAAACTTCAACTTCTAAACGTAACTGCAATCTCTTTTGCTATTGGCTCAACTCTTTTCTTCATAGCGTCGCTTCCCTATTTATCGGATGCGTTAAATTTAGAAGAAAATAGGATTTTGTTTAGGTATGTTGGTTGGGAATATATTTTTGGCAGTATTCTATTTTTGATAGGAGGACTAGCCTACTATTACCGTTTGTTTCAGGTTAAAGATTTCTATCAATATAACAGTAAGGAATTTTTCCTGTGGGCAAACAAGTTGCAGAATTTAGAGCAGCCTCAAACCCAAGAACAAAGTGTCAATTAGCTAAATTTCAATTGAAGATATAAAAAGGGAGCTTTGGTGGTTTTAGAAATTGCGTGGTTTTCGGTAGGAGATTGTTGTGTAAAAAAAAGCAGGCGATCGCATAACTTTTGCTAAAAGCAATGGTTGGTAGGTTCTTCATGAAGCTACCTGCCGAGACAAGGAAAATTTTGCCTTTTTGCAGAAGTAGGAAAGGTTTTTTCCGGGTTGCGGTCTTAAAATACCCATAACAATCGATGATTTTGGGATTTTTATATGTCACGTAAACTGGAAAGACTGGTCCAAATCGATTCCCTGCTACGTAGTCGAAAACCTCAAACGCAAAGGAGTTTGGCGGGGGAATTGGAAGTTAGCGATCGCACAATTCGCAACGATTTGGATTTTTTGCGCGATCGCTTCGGAGCACCGCTAGAATACAACCGTAAACTTGGATGGCACTATACCGACCCCACCTGGCGTTTGCCTAGTATTCCGCTTAGTAAGGGAGAACTGTTCGCTTTGACCTTGGGAGCGAAAATGCTGGAATGTTATGCTGGTTCCCCCTATGCCGCCGAATTGCAATCGGCTATTCACCAACTGCAAGGGCGATTGCCGGAAACAACGCGAGTGAATTTGCAACAAGTGGCAAGCGAGCGTTTTTTATTTCGACCTGGTGCGATAACGAAACTCGATCCGGAGATTTGGCATCAGTTGGAAGATGCTTGCCAGTCATCTCGCCAGGTATGGATGCGGTACTTTACTGCCAGTCGCAAGGCAGAAACAAAACGGGTTATCGATCCTTATCTCATCTATTTGTATCGCGGCACGAATTTTTATGTTGTTGGTTTTTGTCATACACGCCAAGAGCAACGGCAGTTTCGGATCGATCGCATCAGAGCAATTGAGGTTTTAGATACAACATTCACTCGCGACCCCAGTTTTGATGCCAAACAGTATCTAGAAAATGTTTTCCAGAATGAAACAGATGGCACTCCCCGTCAGGTAGAAATTTGGTTCGATGCATCGACGGCACCTTATATTGAAGAACGATGCTGGCACGCTACTCAGGAGATTGAGAAATACGACGATGGTTCGCTGACGTTGCGGATGGTTGTATCTGGTATGAACGAAGTGAAGCGATGGGTTTTGGGGTATGGAAAAGGTGCCATTGTTTTGGGACCACCGGAGCTGGTGAAATTGGTGCAAGCAGAAATCGAAGGCATGATTCGTGGCTATTGTTGGGAAAGCTTGGATTGGGAATACCAAGAGGTGATATGATAATATGTAGTCCTTCCTCAGATACCCTATTCCTACAGGGGTTGAGCACTAGTCTGCTGGATATAGCTCGATAGTAGCAATTTGGTTTGTAACTAACCTCAGATGCCGACAGGCGTTTAACTTTTGCTTTAGGATTATAAATTCGGGCTTGACAAGTTTAGTTTCCTGTGTATATACTTTCGATTAGTAACGTTTTTTGATGTAGTCCGCTGTCTATAAATCGATATAAAGACTACATCAGAATATCGAAGCTAAAAAACACAGGTTGCGGTTAAAGCCATTCAACTATACCGCAACCCGATAATTACGTATTTAGGGAGTTCAATTATGCCATACAACGGAGATAATTTCCAATCCTTCCATCAGTTGTCGTTACAACTCTCAAAACCTGGACTTTCAGAGAAACCGAGTAGAAAAGGCATTAAAGAGTCCATCGACCAAAACTGGCAATCTCCCGCTAGCTTCCAACTTTCGCAAAAGCTGAGTAGGGAAAAAATCAAAGCTCTTGCAGAAGAAGTGGGAATTCCAACTAAAAAAATTAATCAATGTAAGATTGGAGAATTTGTCAAATACGGTCCTTGTATCATTCTCCACGTGAAAAAAGGACACTGGGAAGCTATTAAACTGATAGGTGCTTAGAAGTAGCCTATAGTTTTTCCAACAATCTTATTTGTCAAGTATTACTTGTGGTTGACCGATCTTTGATGATTCTTTTTATGGAATTGCCCTAGGTATGGCAATATAATTGCATATTGTCAGTCAACCACTCTTTAATACTTGCTTGAGAAGATATAAACTTGATTATGGTTGTCACTCAATCCTCTTCAAAATTCGATAACGAGCATTCTCCATACGTTGATATCAGCTTCAGAGTTATTGGAGATACCATTCCTGCAGACCATAACTACGCTCTGTACGCCGCTATCAAAAATTTACTTCCTAATTTCATTCAGGAATCTGGCGTTAGCATCTACACGATCGCGGGAATGCCAGATAAACGGGGAACAATCCATCTTAGCGATCGCTCCCGAATGCAAATTCGCTTGCCTAGCGATAAAGTTCCCCTTGCCTATCCTCTAGCAGGTAAGCAAATCTATTTGGGAATCCATCCCATACGCTTGGGAATTCCGCAAATTAACATGCTGCAACCAGCTACAAAACTGCGATCGCGTTTGGTAACTATCAAAGGCTACCAGGAACCGGAATCCTTTTTAGAAGCTGCCCAACGCCAATTAGAGAAGTTGGAAATTCGGGGAACACCTGTCATTCCCACTCGGATAGACGGAGAACGCGATCGCAAAACCATTAAAATCAAGCGATTTACCGTGGTTGGATTTGGCTTGGAAGTAAAAAACTTAAACGAAGAAGATTCCATCCGATTGCAACAGTACGGCATCGGTGGAAAACGCAAAATGGGTTGCGGTATTTTTATGCCTGTGAGAGAAAACAATGAAGTTTAAGCAATTGTTAGCAAAATCTCCTCCAGAGAAAGAATCTTGGAAAGGGGCAGCTACCTATGTCGGTCATATCGCAGCCGTCATGCGAGCGGCAGATGTGCTGTTAGAGAAATTAGGCGAAACCATTATCCAACAACTCGGACTAACCTGCGAACCCGAGCATTTTGCTGCCACCGTTCGCTTGGGAGCTTATCTCCATGACTGGGGAAAAGCCAATCAGCACTTTCAGGTGATGGTACGCCTCAAAAGCTTGGAAAATTGCCGCGACGAACAAGAACGAAGACAACAAAAAAAGCTCCAGAAATTCTGGCAAGACATCCATAGGCAACAGATGCTGCGCCACGAAATAATTAGTGGTATTCTCGCCTTGCAAGTACCAAGCTTTCGTAAGTGGCTGGAACAAGATACCAATGCCGATCTCATCACCGCAGTTTGGGCGGCAATGGGGCACCATTTGAAGGTTGGTGGTAAGCGAGGTAGAGAATTAGACGAAATTGCCAAGATTCCCAATGGAACTGGCAGCGAACTGGAAATTTACACCCACCACGAACAATTTACTGCTTTGTTAAAAATGGGTGTTCGTCGTTTGGGTTTGCCGGAAACACTGCCAAACTTGCCAGAAACCACCTGGAAAAAAGAACAGTTAAAAACTGCTATGGACGAACTTCGTGAAGAATTTGCTGAGTTCGAGCTTGCGTTTGAGCAAGAGGGAGACAGCGAAAAAGCTCGGTTTATCGCAGCAGCCAAAGCAACTGTTACGGCAGCCGATATTGCTGGGTCGGCTTTACCGCAGGTGGAAAATTACGAAATTGAGCCTTGGATGCGACAAGTGCTCGATTTGGTTTTGACCGAAAACGATCTGCAATCGCTCATCGAACAGCGGCTGAAAAACAACCAAATGCGCGAGTTTCAAAAAGAGATGGCAGCAACTGCCAGTCGCGTCACCTTGGTACGTGCGGGTTGCGGTACGGGAAAAACCGTTGGTGCCTATGCTTGGGCAAAAAAGTACGCCCCTGGTCGTCGATTGTTCTTTTGCTATCCCACTACGGGAACGGCTTCTCAAGGTTACCTGGATTATGCTGCCGAAACCGATATCGAAACGTTGCTGATGCATTCCCGGGCCAAAATCGACTTGGAAGGGGTTTTGTTTTCCCATGAAGGAAAGCAAGAGCAAAATCCTGACGATGGAGAGGATGCCGAACGAGTTGATGCTCGATTGGTGTCGTTCAATACCTGGCAAGCCAAACTGATTGTTTGCACGGTCGATTCGGTGTTGGGATTGATTCAGAACAATCGCAAACCCATGTATGCCTGGCCTGCTATGAGCCAATCTGCCTTCGTTTTCGATGAGGTTCATGCTTTTGACGAGAGCCTTTTCGGTGCTTTACTCAGATTTTTGCAAACTTTTCGAGGTGCGCCGGTCTTGTTAATGAGTGCCTCGTTTACACCAGAACAACGGGCAATCTTAAATCAAACAATTGAAGAACTTGGCGAATCGATTGAAGTCATTGAAGAAAATTCGTTAGAAAAGCTCAAACGCTATACCCTCCATACAATCGCTAAGACAGGGGAAGCCTGGGAACAAGTACAAACAGCACTAGAACGCGGGGAAAAAGTTTTGTGGGTAACGAATACAGTGGGGGATTGTATGGAAATTTACGATCGAGCCCGCGATCGCTTTCCAAACCATGCCAAGCATATTCTCATCTATCACAGTCGCTTTCGCTATCAAGACCGCGTTCAGAAACACCAAAAAGTTATTCAAGCCTTTAAGTCCGACCAGCCTACCTTAGCTATTACAACTCAAGTTTGCGAAATGTCTTTAGACTTAAATGCGGATGTATTGGTATCGGCAATGGCACCAGCAACTGCACTCATTCAACGTCTGGGAAGGCTCAATCGTCGTAAAACAAAAGAGGACGGTCGTATATGTCCGGCTTTGATGTATCCCTGGAACCATGACTATCCCTATTCACAGGAAGAACTCAATACAGGCAAACAACTTCTCAATTTATTGCCTGCAGGAGCTATATCCCAAAAAGACCTCGCCGATACAGCTTCTCAATTAAGCTTAAAAATGCCTAAAACCGTACCCTCCAATTGGCTTGACGGTTATTGGCGCTCGTATCCCGGTCCTCTTCGGGAAGCTGGATATACGCTTACGGTTCTATTAGAGCAAGACATAGAAACCATTCGTCAAGAGGCACGCCAATCGGGAAAATCCTTTGGTATGGAAGCGCAACGCTGGACGTTACCCATTCCGCTGGGGCGTAAGTTACAAAAAGTTTACCATCAGTGGCGGCGGGAAGGGGTTTATCCGGTAGCTCCCTCAGAGATAGTTACGTATGATTCGAAAAGAGGAGCGCAAGTATGTCTGTAACTACACAACCAAAAATCCAACTTCATATAGGCGACCCGGGAATTACGCTCATGCATCGTGCTGGCATTGCTGGATTGTGGATGACTTTGGAGCAATTGCAACAGGAATATCCCGAACCCAGCACCAGAGCTGGCAAGATAAGTTGGTCGCTTGCACCTCGTAGTATTTCTTTGGATTGGGAAGGAGAAGACTTTGAGGTTTTAGACTGGCTGTTCAAACAATCCTTTCAGATTAGCGAGGAGGGATTAATTTCTCTAACTGGTTTAAAACCCAGTAAAATGGATTTGCAAACTCGGGTGACGGTTCATCGGGGGATGCGAGGAACATTTGTACAACACCCTAGTGCTTTTAAATCGGCAGGGGAACAGACACAATCGTTGCAAATTGACGAAGACAGCCCAGAAATTGTGGTTCGTTATAAAAAAGCAGCCTCCTACGCCCACCAAAATTTTGCCAAAAACTTATGCGATAAAAAAGGAAAACTGCACCAGAAACCGATTTCCATTGCTGGCTGGATGAATCCAGGAGCAGCAGTACGTCACGTTGCCTTTAGCAGTCAAACGGGGTTGCAAGAAACGCCCCAACGAGTGTTGGCATTATTGTTTGCCCCTGTGGCTTGCCAGTATTTTCTCTTATCCTCTCGGTTGCGGGAAAAACGGGCGCAGTATGCCTTAATTGTACCCGAAGTAACTGACCTAGAAAAATACACCCGACGCCGAAGAATGTTTGCCAATTTTGGTTACAAAAATTTCTGTGCTTCAAGTTTGGGAGATGCCGGTTTAAAGTTTCTAACTTACGAAACGACCATGGAACTAGCTAGCAAAACGAAAATCGAACGCTGTCAAGTAGTTATTTTAGGAACGGTTGCCTGGTCTTCCCAACAGAGAACGCGCACGGATATTGAAAATGTTGCCATTAATGACAAGATTTTTCGGAATTATAAAATTAGCCAAAATGAGCTAAGCGATCGCGTTGTTGAAGGTTCCTCGGGTAATTTTGTAGCTCGTAGTTTTGCTCGCGAAATTATTGCTGATAACTTGGCGCAAAACCGATCGTGGTTTCACGGTATTTCTGATAAAGCTGGCAGTCAAGAATTGTTTCAACGTTTAGCCTATGAAGGTGGAGGATTGTATCAAATGGTTCAAAAAGTGGAATGGGATAACGAACGCCAACAAATTTTTGTAAAGGCGTGTCACGAAGCTTTGAGAAAAATTTATGCTCAAGTTTACGACCGAACCAAAGAAGGTGAATACGCGCAAATTGAACGAGAACGAGAACGCATTAGAACGGGACTCGGACGATGCAAAAATGCAGAGACTTTTCGTCAGTTTATTACTGATTTTTGGTCGCGAGCGGGGCGAATTTCTGTATTGCAGGATTCTTGGCCAGATTTGTTACCGCTAATTACCAGTAAAGAGCATTGGAAAGAAGCTAGGGATTTAGCATTACTCGCACTGGCTAGCTACAGGAATCCAAATTCCAACAAACCTTCGTCGGAATCGGAAGATGAAGAAGAGGTTTTCAACTAAAGGATTTTTAAGGAGGCGTATCAATGTTTCATTTATTTGGCAATTTATTAAGCAACTATGGTGCCGCCGCTAACAATCGCGGCGAGAATGCCGGAAATATTACCACATTGCAAAAATTGATGTGGTGTGGTGAGGTTCACACGACTGTTTCTGCAGAAGCCATTCGCTGGGCGTTGCGATACTACTGGCAACATAGTGGTTATTCAGTCAATCGAAATTGGGATGATGATAAAAACGATAACCGTTGGGAAAATCCCAATTTTGATGAGGAAACGTTCATCGATGATGATGTTTTGGGATTTATGCGAGCGGAAGCTGCTAAGGAAGACGGTTCCGACGAACCCAAAGGGAAAGGAAAAAAAGCACCAAAGGGCACCACAACTGCCAAACGTGGCGTTTTAGAAGTAACTCGTGCTGTTTCGACGACCCCCTACACGGGAGATTTGACATTTAATGCTGCCAGTGGCGAAAAAAGTCGAACGTCGCTATATGGTACGGAAGTTCATGCCACTCGTTACCAACATGGGTTTGCCCTGACACCGAACCGCTTAAAAGATAAATCTCGCATTTATGCTGTCATTGACGGGTTAACTTCTTTGGGAGAAGTTGCTGGCAACCACGCTCGTTTTCTGTACGACTTTTCCCCAGAAAGTATGATTTTGCGATGGACCCACGATTTTTCGCCTCGAATTCTCTATTCTTTTGAAGAAGATGATGCGGGAAATATCTCCGTTCCGGATTTAAAACGAAGAATTGAAGCTGGCGATATTGACCCAAGCGAACTTTGGATTGGTGGCAAAATTTCCGAGGAACTTGGTGATATTGGTGTCCATGTTTATCCGGGAATAAAAAAGACAGCTAGCGAACTGAAAAAACAAATTGCGAAAGATTTAGATATTCCGTTAGACGAACAATGAGCATTGCTTTACAAGTTGAAGTTCCCATTGCTTCCTTTCGCCAATCAGAGGCAAGGGAGTATGCCCAAACCTATCCGGTTCCACCACCATCTACTGTTTATGGCATGTTGCTGTCTACTATTGGGGAAATGGATCGCTACAAACATTGTGGCGTACAATTGGCGATCGCATTGCTTTCGGAACCGGAAAAATCAACGATTGTACGTACAGTTCGACGGTTCAAGAAAAAAGACATTCAAGACCCTGCCAACGCACGTCCCGATTTTCAAGAATTGCTGACCCAAATTCGTTTTATTGTGTGGGTCGATGCGGGGGCAGATAAATCGCAACCTACTCTACCAGAACGCTTGCAACAGGCGTTTGACAATCCCGAATCAATCAACCGTTTTGGCGGATTAAGTTTGGGAGAAAGTCGCGATTTGGTCAATGCAATTACGCTTTTAGAAAACAACCCAACTGATGCGTCCATGCAATGGCTGATACGGGATGAAGATGGTCTGCTCAGTTTGCCCTACTGGGTAGATCATGTTGGTTCTAAAGGAACTTCCTGGCAAAGATATACGTTGCAAAAAAACGAGGAGATCGTTTTGGACGAACGCATTTGGACGATGATTCAATTTCAATAAATCAAATTCCCGGAAAGATTTTTGCCGGGTAAGGGGAGTAGATTGTTTTCAAACAGTAGAATTTGCGATGGGAATTCTTATGAAAACACTCAATTCTCCCCTTCTCAAATCAACGATTCGCGTATCGGCACTTCACGCTCTTGCCTACTGTCCGCGCTTGTTTTATTTAGAAGAAGTCGAGGAACTTTATACGCAAGATGCGGCTGTTTTTGCCGGACGTCGGTTGCATGCGGAAATTGACAAACAAGAAGATGAGGAATGGGAAGACCTCTATCTAGAAAGCGAACAATTGGGATTGCGCGGACGTGTGGATGCTTTGCGTACCCGCGATCGCGCTTTAATTCCTTACGAACACAAGCGGGGACGCTGCCATCGCGACACCAATCGCCAACCGCAGGCTTGGGAAAGCGATCGCTTGCAAATTTTAGCCTACGCTTGTCTAATTGAATTTGCCCTAGAAACCACTGTCCGAGAAGGATGCATTCGCTATCATGCTGACAATGTGTTGGTTCGCGTTTCTGTAGATGACGAAGGCAGGGAAGCGGTACGAGCTGCTGTTGCCCAAGCTCGGGAATTGTTGGTTTCCACCCAACGTCCTCCAGTTACGGAAAACGAACGCTTGTGTACCCGCTGTTCTCTATCGCCAGTTTGTTTGCCAGAAGAAGCGCGGCTTTCACACAACCAAGAATGGCAACCCATGCGGCTGTTTCCCAAAGATGACGAACGGGAAATTCTCCACGTACTGGAAGCGGGAACTTCTGTCGGTCGTACGGGAGAACAGCTCAAGCTGGTTCGTCGGGGGCAACCGGTGGAAACTGTTTCTATTCAGCAAGTCAGCCAGTTGGTTTTGCACAGTTTTAGTCAGATTTCTACCCAAGCTTTGCATCTTTGCGCCAGTCGCGACATTGGCGTTCATTTTATTTCTGGTGGCGGACGCTATGTCGGGAGTGTGGATCGCCGGCAAGGGAGCATCCAACGCCGGATTCGCCAGTACGGGGCGTTTGTGGATAGCGATCGCTGTTTGCAGTTGGCTCGTAAGTTGGTAGCTTGTCGGGGAAATGGACAGCGGAAACTACTGATGCGGGGGAAACGCAATCTTTCGGAAGTACCGGCTTCTCTGGAACGTGGGATTCGGCAGATGAAAACGTTACTGCGACAAGCGGAACGGGTTGATTCGATTGAGTCTTTGTTGGGTTTGGAAGGCAATTTGGCGGCTATTTATTTTCAAAATCTTGCCCATCTGATTAGTAGTAAGGTGCCGCCAGAACTTCATTTTCGCGATCGCAATCGCCGCCCTCCCAAAGACCGGTTCAATGCTTTGTTGAGTTTTGGATATGCCTTGCTGCTGAAGGATGTCAACAATGCGATTTTGACGGTGGGATTGGAGCCAGCTTTGGGATTTTACCACCAACCGCGATCGCAAGCACCACCGTTGGCTTTGGATCTGATGGAAATTTTCCGAGTTCCTTTGGTGGATATGGTGGTTTTGGGGTCTGTCAACCGCTGTCAGTGGGACTGTCAGGTTGATTTTGAGGTTCGAGGCCAGCAAGTGTGGCTAAGCGAACCGGGACGGCGGAAGTTTGTCAGTCTCTACGAACAGCGCAAGGCCGAAACTTGGAAACATCCGGTTACCAAATATTCTTTGACCTACCGTCGCTTGTTGGAGTTGGAAGTACGGTTGTTGGAGAAAGAATGGATGGACGAGGAAGGGTTGTTTGGTCAGTTGGTATTGCGATAGGACGAAGGAACTATGGCCGAGGAAAAAAACTGGTATCTGATAGCTTACGACATTCGCAGTCCGAAACGCTGGCGCAAAGCCTACAAACTGTTGCAAGGGTATGGCGAACGGTTGCAATATTCGATTTTCCGCTGCTGGTTAAACCAACGCACGCGCGAGAAGTTGCGCTGGGAGTTGGAGGAAATTTTGGCGGCTGAGGATGATGTGTTGTTGATTCGCCTTCCCAATCAATGCGTGGCTAGCTTACCGGCGTACAATCGCCCGAATGCCTGGCCAGTGGAAGGTTCTGGTTATCGAATTGTTTGATGGCGATGCAAGCACCTGCGATTGTTAAGGTACGTTTTGGTTTTGTAGCGGTTCCAAGGTTTGTGGTTTCTGGGATGGAGAGCGATTGGAGGAGAGGGAAGATGCTTGTCAAATGCTATATGTCGCTTTTGGTAAGGGTTTTGGAAGTTGCGATCGCTTTTCTATTCCCTGGTTTGACACTCGTTTCCGCACGCGATCGGCAGGTGCTTGTAAAATTGAACCAGAGCGTTTGTACGGTAATGGTTCCAGCCACCGCCGTGTCCAAACCTTAGATGCCGTCAGGCGTTGAGCACAGAGCGGGTCCGATATTGCACCGGGTCGGCTTTGTGTTGTGTGTCCAAACCTTAGATGCCGTCAGGCGTTGAGCACGAACTTCTATTTGAAAATTGAA
The DNA window shown above is from Geitlerinema sp. PCC 9228 and carries:
- the cas7i gene encoding type I-B CRISPR-associated protein Cas7/Cst2/DevR, which codes for MFHLFGNLLSNYGAAANNRGENAGNITTLQKLMWCGEVHTTVSAEAIRWALRYYWQHSGYSVNRNWDDDKNDNRWENPNFDEETFIDDDVLGFMRAEAAKEDGSDEPKGKGKKAPKGTTTAKRGVLEVTRAVSTTPYTGDLTFNAASGEKSRTSLYGTEVHATRYQHGFALTPNRLKDKSRIYAVIDGLTSLGEVAGNHARFLYDFSPESMILRWTHDFSPRILYSFEEDDAGNISVPDLKRRIEAGDIDPSELWIGGKISEELGDIGVHVYPGIKKTASELKKQIAKDLDIPLDEQ
- a CDS encoding CRISPR-associated helicase/endonuclease Cas3 — translated: MKFKQLLAKSPPEKESWKGAATYVGHIAAVMRAADVLLEKLGETIIQQLGLTCEPEHFAATVRLGAYLHDWGKANQHFQVMVRLKSLENCRDEQERRQQKKLQKFWQDIHRQQMLRHEIISGILALQVPSFRKWLEQDTNADLITAVWAAMGHHLKVGGKRGRELDEIAKIPNGTGSELEIYTHHEQFTALLKMGVRRLGLPETLPNLPETTWKKEQLKTAMDELREEFAEFELAFEQEGDSEKARFIAAAKATVTAADIAGSALPQVENYEIEPWMRQVLDLVLTENDLQSLIEQRLKNNQMREFQKEMAATASRVTLVRAGCGTGKTVGAYAWAKKYAPGRRLFFCYPTTGTASQGYLDYAAETDIETLLMHSRAKIDLEGVLFSHEGKQEQNPDDGEDAERVDARLVSFNTWQAKLIVCTVDSVLGLIQNNRKPMYAWPAMSQSAFVFDEVHAFDESLFGALLRFLQTFRGAPVLLMSASFTPEQRAILNQTIEELGESIEVIEENSLEKLKRYTLHTIAKTGEAWEQVQTALERGEKVLWVTNTVGDCMEIYDRARDRFPNHAKHILIYHSRFRYQDRVQKHQKVIQAFKSDQPTLAITTQVCEMSLDLNADVLVSAMAPATALIQRLGRLNRRKTKEDGRICPALMYPWNHDYPYSQEELNTGKQLLNLLPAGAISQKDLADTASQLSLKMPKTVPSNWLDGYWRSYPGPLREAGYTLTVLLEQDIETIRQEARQSGKSFGMEAQRWTLPIPLGRKLQKVYHQWRREGVYPVAPSEIVTYDSKRGAQVCL
- the cas5 gene encoding type I-MYXAN CRISPR-associated protein Cas5/Cmx5/DevS; protein product: MSIALQVEVPIASFRQSEAREYAQTYPVPPPSTVYGMLLSTIGEMDRYKHCGVQLAIALLSEPEKSTIVRTVRRFKKKDIQDPANARPDFQELLTQIRFIVWVDAGADKSQPTLPERLQQAFDNPESINRFGGLSLGESRDLVNAITLLENNPTDASMQWLIRDEDGLLSLPYWVDHVGSKGTSWQRYTLQKNEEIVLDERIWTMIQFQ
- the cas6 gene encoding type I-MYXAN CRISPR-associated protein Cas6/Cmx6, coding for MVVTQSSSKFDNEHSPYVDISFRVIGDTIPADHNYALYAAIKNLLPNFIQESGVSIYTIAGMPDKRGTIHLSDRSRMQIRLPSDKVPLAYPLAGKQIYLGIHPIRLGIPQINMLQPATKLRSRLVTIKGYQEPESFLEAAQRQLEKLEIRGTPVIPTRIDGERDRKTIKIKRFTVVGFGLEVKNLNEEDSIRLQQYGIGGKRKMGCGIFMPVRENNEV
- a CDS encoding transcriptional regulator, which translates into the protein MSRKLERLVQIDSLLRSRKPQTQRSLAGELEVSDRTIRNDLDFLRDRFGAPLEYNRKLGWHYTDPTWRLPSIPLSKGELFALTLGAKMLECYAGSPYAAELQSAIHQLQGRLPETTRVNLQQVASERFLFRPGAITKLDPEIWHQLEDACQSSRQVWMRYFTASRKAETKRVIDPYLIYLYRGTNFYVVGFCHTRQEQRQFRIDRIRAIEVLDTTFTRDPSFDAKQYLENVFQNETDGTPRQVEIWFDASTAPYIEERCWHATQEIEKYDDGSLTLRMVVSGMNEVKRWVLGYGKGAIVLGPPELVKLVQAEIEGMIRGYCWESLDWEYQEVI
- a CDS encoding YrhK family protein, encoding MPRLFTNRPRQHDLAVKVAKQTIDGNHFNWELSNAILYIVGGTSFVVGSVFFLPKHESLSDLGAWIFFGGSLVYLIVTGHDLLESLSQLNDCEQVTFWNWLEFFIATIYVSGTLLFTVGSLLFLSQVNEIVVGGWCFTIGSFLFLMGACMNVIQIVQEPSFLKLQLLNVTAISFAIGSTLFFIASLPYLSDALNLEENRILFRYVGWEYIFGSILFLIGGLAYYYRLFQVKDFYQYNSKEFFLWANKLQNLEQPQTQEQSVN
- the cas8a1 gene encoding type I-MYXAN CRISPR-associated Cas8a1/Cmx1; the encoded protein is MSVTTQPKIQLHIGDPGITLMHRAGIAGLWMTLEQLQQEYPEPSTRAGKISWSLAPRSISLDWEGEDFEVLDWLFKQSFQISEEGLISLTGLKPSKMDLQTRVTVHRGMRGTFVQHPSAFKSAGEQTQSLQIDEDSPEIVVRYKKAASYAHQNFAKNLCDKKGKLHQKPISIAGWMNPGAAVRHVAFSSQTGLQETPQRVLALLFAPVACQYFLLSSRLREKRAQYALIVPEVTDLEKYTRRRRMFANFGYKNFCASSLGDAGLKFLTYETTMELASKTKIERCQVVILGTVAWSSQQRTRTDIENVAINDKIFRNYKISQNELSDRVVEGSSGNFVARSFAREIIADNLAQNRSWFHGISDKAGSQELFQRLAYEGGGLYQMVQKVEWDNERQQIFVKACHEALRKIYAQVYDRTKEGEYAQIERERERIRTGLGRCKNAETFRQFITDFWSRAGRISVLQDSWPDLLPLITSKEHWKEARDLALLALASYRNPNSNKPSSESEDEEEVFN